One stretch of Zhihengliuella flava DNA includes these proteins:
- a CDS encoding LysR family transcriptional regulator produces MDLHQLTLLRELRELGSVKAVADSLLVTPSAVSQHLAQLQRSVAVPLTRKHGRTLVLTEAGEVLAEAGADVVAAMARARAAISAFHEDASAQVRVSGFHSAGQALFAPLLRVLEQHDGAAPAVSFTDEDVAEQDFPALTAQYDLVLAHRMEHRPPRPSGGVSIMELAREPLDVAVPAGHRLAARQALEAADVVSEPWVTSRPGYSPDDVLSAIGALASAPPRVVHRINDYSTIAALVAEGGVLGLLPRYTSRRALGAQTGVVLKPLRGLNTKRRIDLMARPEALERASVRAVVSAFEAVMAELITPQSPPAAAP; encoded by the coding sequence ATGGACCTCCACCAGCTCACGCTCTTGCGCGAATTGCGGGAGCTCGGCAGCGTCAAAGCCGTCGCCGACAGCCTGCTCGTCACACCCAGCGCGGTCTCCCAGCATCTGGCGCAGCTGCAGCGCAGCGTGGCCGTGCCGCTGACCCGTAAACACGGCCGCACCCTCGTCCTTACCGAGGCGGGCGAGGTCCTGGCGGAGGCCGGGGCGGACGTCGTGGCGGCCATGGCCCGCGCCCGGGCGGCCATCTCCGCCTTTCACGAGGACGCCTCAGCGCAGGTGCGCGTCAGCGGATTCCATTCGGCGGGACAGGCGCTCTTCGCGCCCCTCTTGCGCGTCTTGGAGCAGCACGACGGCGCCGCGCCGGCGGTGAGCTTCACGGACGAGGACGTGGCCGAGCAGGATTTCCCGGCGCTGACCGCGCAATATGACCTCGTCTTGGCGCACCGCATGGAGCATCGCCCGCCGCGGCCCTCCGGCGGGGTGAGCATCATGGAGCTGGCCCGCGAACCGCTGGACGTCGCGGTGCCGGCCGGGCACCGGCTGGCCGCGCGTCAGGCGTTGGAGGCTGCCGACGTCGTCTCTGAGCCGTGGGTCACCTCCCGACCGGGCTATTCGCCCGACGACGTGCTCTCCGCGATCGGTGCGCTCGCCAGCGCGCCGCCGCGCGTGGTGCACCGCATCAATGACTACTCGACGATCGCCGCGCTCGTGGCCGAGGGCGGCGTCTTGGGGCTGCTGCCGCGCTACACGTCGCGGCGGGCGCTGGGCGCCCAAACGGGCGTGGTCCTCAAACCCTTGCGCGGGTTAAACACCAAGCGACGGATCGACTTGATGGCCCGGCCGGAAGCCCTCGAGCGGGCCAGCGTGCGGGCGGTGGTCTCCGCGTTCGAGGCGGTCATGGCGGAGCTCATCACCCCGCAGTCGCCCCCAGCAGCAGCTCCGTGA
- a CDS encoding aminoglycoside phosphotransferase family protein has product MPIPPADVELTHAQVRRLLAAQHPDLARLPLVRVATGWDNVMYRLGADWAVRLPRRRSAVALLHHEVAHLPRLAPHLPVPVPAVVRTGQPGAGYPYPWVITRWFRGTSAARASAAHRDGYARQLARFFAALHRPAPADAPTNAVRGTALRLRRDDARRRLADFSISPYTAEVQGWWPGAVEVLDGLFDASAAAPEHAGPLLWLHGDPHPHNTVCHPAGVLAAIIDFGDITRGDPASDLGMVWLHFTASGRRDFADEYARAAGAAPDDALWLRARGWAVHYGLIASLHPPMEPLHAVGIHALTELLLGATAG; this is encoded by the coding sequence ATGCCCATCCCGCCCGCCGATGTCGAGCTGACGCACGCTCAGGTGCGCCGCTTGCTGGCTGCTCAGCACCCGGACCTCGCCCGCCTGCCGCTGGTGCGGGTGGCCACCGGATGGGACAACGTCATGTACCGGCTGGGCGCCGACTGGGCGGTCCGCTTGCCTCGGCGCCGCAGCGCCGTCGCCCTTCTCCACCACGAGGTGGCTCACCTGCCTCGCCTTGCACCACACCTTCCCGTGCCGGTACCAGCGGTGGTGCGCACGGGCCAGCCGGGTGCGGGCTACCCGTATCCGTGGGTGATCACCCGGTGGTTTCGCGGCACGAGCGCGGCCCGAGCATCGGCCGCACACCGGGACGGCTACGCCCGTCAGTTGGCCCGGTTCTTCGCCGCCCTCCACCGTCCCGCGCCGGCGGACGCGCCCACCAACGCCGTCCGCGGCACGGCCTTGCGACTCCGAAGGGACGACGCTCGGCGCCGTCTCGCGGACTTCTCCATCAGCCCGTACACAGCGGAGGTGCAGGGCTGGTGGCCGGGCGCCGTCGAGGTCCTGGACGGCCTCTTCGACGCTTCAGCGGCCGCCCCGGAGCATGCCGGGCCGTTGCTGTGGCTCCACGGCGACCCGCACCCGCACAACACCGTGTGCCATCCTGCCGGCGTGTTGGCCGCCATCATCGATTTTGGCGACATCACCCGGGGCGATCCCGCGAGCGATCTCGGCATGGTGTGGCTCCACTTCACCGCGTCAGGCCGCCGCGACTTTGCCGATGAGTACGCTCGGGCAGCGGGCGCTGCCCCCGACGATGCGCTGTGGCTTCGGGCCCGTGGATGGGCCGTCCACTATGGACTGATCGCGAGCCTGCATCCGCCGATGGAGCCGTTGCACGCGGTGGGGATCCATGCCCTCACGGAGCTGCTGCTGGGGGCGACTGCGGGGTGA
- the gatB gene encoding Asp-tRNA(Asn)/Glu-tRNA(Gln) amidotransferase subunit GatB, with protein sequence MSATENLVDFETALQTYDPVLGFEVHVELNTKTKMFSSAPNAFGDAPNTNVNEVDLGLPGVLPVVNKTAVESAIMIGLALNCQIAEKCGFARKNYFYPDTPKNFQTSQYDDPIAFDGFLDVELEDGEVFRVEIERAHMEEDAGKLTHMGGAAGRIQGADFSLVDYNRAGVPLIEIVTKPIVGAGTRAPEVAKAYVAAIREIVRNLGVSDARMERGNVRCDANVSLMRKDAEAFGTRTETKNVNSLRAVDHAVRFEISRQAGLLDAGESIIQETRHWHEDTRTTTSGRPKSDADDYRYFPEPDLVPIVTTAEWIEELRSRLPEPPAERRKRLKADWGYSDAEFRDVVNAGLLEAIEETIAAGATAAVARKWWMGEISRLAKNAEVEPTELGVTSATIIELNALIEAQKINDKIARQVLEYVIAGEGAPAEIVEKRGLAVVNDDSALGAAIDDAMAQMPDVVEKIKGGKLQAVGALIGPVMKATRGQADAGRVREIVLEKLGVDG encoded by the coding sequence ATGAGCGCCACTGAGAATCTGGTGGACTTCGAGACCGCGCTGCAGACCTATGACCCGGTCCTCGGGTTCGAGGTCCACGTCGAGTTGAACACCAAGACGAAGATGTTCTCCTCCGCCCCCAACGCGTTCGGCGATGCGCCGAACACGAACGTTAACGAGGTGGACCTCGGCCTGCCGGGCGTGCTGCCGGTGGTGAATAAGACCGCCGTCGAATCCGCCATCATGATCGGTCTGGCGCTGAACTGCCAGATCGCCGAGAAGTGCGGCTTCGCCCGGAAGAACTACTTCTACCCGGATACGCCCAAGAACTTCCAGACCTCGCAGTACGACGATCCGATTGCCTTCGACGGCTTTTTGGACGTCGAGCTCGAGGACGGAGAGGTCTTCCGCGTCGAGATCGAGCGCGCGCACATGGAGGAGGACGCCGGAAAGCTCACCCACATGGGAGGGGCCGCAGGCCGCATTCAGGGCGCCGACTTTTCCCTGGTGGATTACAACCGCGCCGGCGTGCCGTTGATCGAGATTGTTACCAAGCCGATCGTCGGCGCCGGAACCCGCGCCCCGGAGGTGGCCAAAGCCTACGTGGCCGCGATCCGGGAGATCGTGCGCAACCTCGGCGTCTCCGATGCCCGCATGGAGCGCGGCAACGTGCGTTGCGACGCGAACGTGTCCCTGATGCGCAAGGACGCCGAGGCGTTCGGCACCCGCACCGAGACCAAGAATGTGAACTCGCTGCGCGCGGTGGATCACGCGGTGCGTTTCGAAATCTCCCGCCAGGCGGGGCTGCTTGATGCTGGTGAGTCGATCATTCAGGAAACGCGGCACTGGCACGAGGACACGCGCACGACGACGTCGGGCCGCCCGAAGTCGGATGCGGATGATTACCGCTACTTCCCGGAGCCGGACCTCGTCCCGATCGTCACGACGGCGGAATGGATCGAGGAACTGCGCTCCCGCCTGCCGGAACCGCCGGCGGAGCGACGCAAGCGACTGAAGGCCGACTGGGGCTACTCGGACGCCGAGTTCCGCGACGTCGTGAATGCGGGGCTGCTGGAGGCGATTGAGGAGACCATCGCCGCCGGCGCCACCGCAGCGGTGGCCCGCAAGTGGTGGATGGGCGAGATCTCTCGTCTGGCCAAGAACGCCGAGGTCGAACCGACCGAGCTGGGTGTCACGAGCGCAACGATCATCGAGCTCAACGCGCTGATCGAGGCCCAGAAGATCAATGACAAGATCGCCCGCCAGGTTCTGGAATACGTGATCGCCGGTGAGGGCGCCCCGGCAGAGATCGTCGAGAAGCGCGGCCTCGCCGTCGTCAATGATGACTCCGCGCTCGGCGCGGCCATCGACGACGCGATGGCGCAGATGCCGGACGTGGTGGAGAAGATCAAGGGGGGCAAGCTGCAGGCCGTCGGCGCCCTGATTGGTCCCGTCATGAAGGCGACGCGCGGCCAAGCGGACGCCGGGCGCGTCCGCGAGATCGTGTTGGAGAAGCTCGGCGTCGACGGCTAG
- the gatA gene encoding Asp-tRNA(Asn)/Glu-tRNA(Gln) amidotransferase subunit GatA yields MTELINLSAAALAEKLRSGEVTSVEAVQAHLDRIAAVDGGERGVHAFLHVNAEEALAVAAEVDAIRAAGGAEADSLHPLAGVPIAIKDLIVTVGQPTTAASKMLEGWMSPYDATVIDKIRAAKLPMLGKTNLDEFAMGSSTEHSAYGNTRNPWDLDRIPGGSGGGSAAAVAAFEAPLALGTDTGGSIRQPGAVTGTVGVKPTYGSVSRYGAIAMASSLDQIGPVSRTVLDSAYLHELIAGHDKRDSTSLTDPVPALVEAAKAGATGDLTGLRVGVIKELTGEGYQAGVQQRFDESLELLKAAGAEVVEVSCPNFKYALGAYYLIMPSEVSSNLAKFDGVRYGQRVLPKDGPVTIERVMGATRAAGFGDEVKRRIILGTYALSAGYYDAYYGSAQQVRTLVQRDFDAAFEQADVLVSPTSPNVAFEFGSKSDDPLSMYLNDVATIPANLAGVPGISVPGGLSEGLPVGIQFLAPAREDARVYRAGAALEKLLEDAWGAPLITQAPELAAAIEEGAA; encoded by the coding sequence ATGACCGAACTGATTAATCTCTCCGCCGCCGCGCTGGCCGAGAAACTGCGCTCCGGCGAGGTGACCTCCGTTGAGGCCGTGCAGGCCCATCTGGACCGCATCGCGGCCGTCGACGGTGGCGAGCGCGGCGTCCACGCGTTCCTGCACGTCAACGCCGAGGAGGCGCTGGCCGTGGCCGCGGAGGTGGACGCGATTCGCGCCGCCGGCGGCGCCGAGGCCGACTCCCTCCATCCGCTGGCTGGTGTGCCCATCGCCATCAAGGACCTCATCGTGACCGTGGGCCAGCCGACGACGGCGGCGTCCAAAATGCTCGAGGGCTGGATGAGCCCGTACGACGCGACGGTGATCGATAAGATTCGGGCCGCCAAGCTGCCGATGCTCGGCAAGACGAATCTGGACGAGTTCGCGATGGGTTCCTCCACCGAGCATTCGGCCTACGGAAATACGCGCAACCCCTGGGATCTGGACCGTATCCCGGGCGGCTCCGGTGGCGGTTCCGCGGCCGCCGTCGCCGCCTTCGAAGCGCCCTTGGCGCTCGGTACGGACACCGGCGGCTCCATCCGCCAGCCCGGCGCCGTTACCGGCACCGTTGGCGTCAAGCCGACGTACGGCTCGGTGTCCCGCTATGGCGCCATCGCCATGGCCTCTTCGCTGGACCAGATTGGCCCGGTGTCCCGAACCGTGCTGGATTCGGCGTACCTGCATGAGCTGATCGCCGGGCATGACAAACGCGACTCAACCTCGCTCACCGACCCGGTGCCAGCGCTGGTCGAGGCCGCCAAGGCCGGCGCGACCGGCGACCTGACGGGCCTGCGCGTCGGCGTCATCAAGGAACTCACGGGGGAGGGGTACCAGGCCGGGGTGCAGCAGCGATTCGACGAGTCGCTGGAATTGCTCAAGGCCGCCGGCGCCGAGGTCGTGGAGGTCTCCTGCCCCAACTTCAAGTACGCGCTCGGCGCCTACTACCTCATTATGCCGAGTGAGGTGTCCTCCAACCTGGCCAAGTTCGACGGCGTCCGCTACGGCCAGCGGGTGTTGCCGAAGGACGGACCGGTCACCATCGAACGCGTGATGGGGGCTACCCGCGCGGCGGGGTTCGGCGACGAGGTCAAGCGCCGCATCATCCTCGGGACGTACGCACTTTCCGCGGGCTACTACGACGCCTACTATGGTTCCGCCCAGCAGGTGCGCACGCTGGTCCAGCGCGACTTCGACGCCGCGTTCGAGCAGGCGGACGTCTTGGTTTCCCCGACCAGCCCGAACGTGGCGTTCGAGTTCGGTTCCAAGAGTGATGATCCGCTCTCCATGTACCTCAACGACGTCGCGACCATCCCGGCGAACCTCGCGGGTGTGCCGGGAATCTCGGTCCCGGGAGGCCTCTCGGAGGGCCTGCCGGTGGGCATCCAGTTCCTCGCCCCGGCTCGCGAAGACGCCCGCGTCTACCGCGCTGGCGCCGCCCTCGAGAAGTTACTCGAGGACGCGTGGGGCGCTCCGCTGATCACCCAGGCGCCGGAGCTGGCCGCCGCAATCGAGGAAGGTGCTGCCTGA
- the gatC gene encoding Asp-tRNA(Asn)/Glu-tRNA(Gln) amidotransferase subunit GatC — protein MSAISREDVAHLARLAHIEMDDAELEKMTGELSVIVDSIASVSEAAGDDVPATSHPLPLQNVLREDVVGHTLTPEQALSNAPDADEDRFKVPAILDGE, from the coding sequence ATGTCTGCCATCAGCCGTGAGGACGTGGCCCATTTGGCCCGGCTCGCGCACATCGAAATGGATGATGCCGAACTGGAGAAGATGACGGGCGAACTGTCCGTCATCGTCGATTCGATCGCCTCCGTGAGCGAAGCCGCCGGAGACGATGTCCCGGCCACCAGCCACCCGCTGCCGCTGCAGAATGTGCTGCGCGAGGACGTGGTGGGGCACACGCTGACGCCCGAGCAGGCCCTCTCCAACGCGCCCGATGCGGACGAGGACCGCTTCAAGGTGCCGGCGATTCTGGATGGGGAGTAA
- a CDS encoding glutaredoxin domain-containing protein, with amino-acid sequence MRRLFAQPWVLTLLILVLAALVAARALSGPVDGVAVAFALGLAIFSGFTAIAAVVPSRPDAGVEQHVADGGVAVFWRPGCTFCLRLMWKLRSHLKDVYWVNIWKDDDAAARVRELNGGNETVPTVLTSEEHYVATDRARALETVRSHASRG; translated from the coding sequence ATGCGTCGTCTTTTTGCCCAGCCGTGGGTGCTAACCCTCTTGATCCTTGTTCTCGCAGCGCTCGTGGCCGCTCGCGCGCTGTCCGGCCCGGTGGACGGGGTGGCCGTGGCCTTTGCGCTGGGTCTGGCCATCTTTTCGGGCTTTACCGCCATCGCCGCCGTCGTGCCTTCCCGCCCGGACGCGGGCGTTGAGCAGCATGTGGCCGACGGGGGAGTGGCGGTCTTCTGGCGTCCGGGATGTACGTTCTGCCTGCGCCTGATGTGGAAGCTGCGCTCCCACCTCAAGGACGTCTACTGGGTCAATATCTGGAAAGATGACGACGCCGCGGCCCGGGTGCGCGAGCTCAACGGTGGCAACGAGACCGTGCCCACCGTGCTGACGAGCGAGGAGCACTATGTGGCGACGGACCGTGCCCGCGCGCTGGAGACGGTCCGCTCGCACGCCTCGCGTGGCTGA
- a CDS encoding GNAT family N-acetyltransferase, translating to MPTEIVIRPATTEDFEGITRVTLAAYRATGYFDPDSTYFDFIADTADRAQHAELFVAERDGQLIASISVIRPGSKYADICRDDELEMRMLAVDPHIQRSGSGRALVRAVVALGEQDDAVARLALTTGGSWAPARALYESEGFTHVPERDWFVPSNGAPLVVYTKDV from the coding sequence TTGCCGACTGAGATCGTCATCCGCCCCGCAACTACCGAAGACTTTGAGGGAATTACTCGCGTCACGCTCGCCGCGTATCGCGCGACCGGGTATTTCGACCCGGATTCCACCTACTTCGATTTCATTGCGGATACTGCCGATCGCGCCCAGCACGCGGAGCTCTTCGTGGCTGAGCGTGACGGTCAGCTGATCGCGTCGATTTCCGTGATCCGCCCGGGCTCGAAGTACGCGGACATCTGCCGCGATGACGAGTTGGAGATGCGCATGCTGGCGGTGGACCCGCACATCCAGCGCAGCGGATCGGGACGCGCATTGGTGCGCGCCGTCGTCGCGCTGGGCGAGCAGGACGACGCCGTGGCGCGGCTGGCGCTGACGACGGGCGGCAGTTGGGCGCCGGCCCGGGCGCTCTACGAGTCGGAGGGCTTCACCCACGTGCCCGAGCGAGACTGGTTCGTCCCCAGCAACGGGGCGCCGCTGGTGGTTTACACCAAGGACGTCTAG
- a CDS encoding inositol monophosphatase family protein — protein sequence MSVELLEVARAAAAAGAAVLAERAGRPRTQTKSDGGDWVTEFDRRAEQAVREVIAAARPHDAITGEEYGHTEPEEPSGTEWSIDPLDGTTNFVRGIVYYATSVAVRDAEGTWLAASVNAPALGLEYYAARGTGAYRADAAGPPQRLSGPDRQTDGPLIATGFGYSHQRHVGQVAALGALMPGFANMRRLGSAALDVCLVADGTLDAYAEFGTHLHDWSAAMLIAEEAGVPVMRPETYPAWAAAGFINFDRVRAQHLAD from the coding sequence ATGAGCGTCGAATTGCTCGAAGTGGCCCGGGCTGCCGCGGCAGCGGGCGCCGCGGTGCTGGCCGAACGCGCCGGCCGGCCGCGGACACAGACGAAGTCCGACGGCGGAGATTGGGTCACGGAGTTTGACCGCCGGGCAGAGCAAGCCGTCCGCGAGGTGATTGCCGCGGCGCGCCCGCACGACGCGATCACGGGCGAAGAGTACGGGCACACCGAACCGGAGGAGCCCTCCGGGACCGAATGGTCCATCGATCCTCTGGATGGGACCACGAACTTTGTGCGCGGAATTGTCTATTACGCCACATCGGTCGCCGTCCGCGATGCCGAGGGAACCTGGCTCGCGGCATCCGTCAACGCCCCGGCACTCGGCCTCGAGTACTACGCCGCCCGCGGCACGGGGGCCTATCGGGCCGACGCCGCGGGCCCGCCTCAGCGCTTGTCAGGGCCGGATCGTCAGACGGATGGCCCCCTCATCGCGACCGGATTCGGATACTCCCACCAGCGGCACGTCGGGCAAGTCGCCGCCCTGGGGGCGCTCATGCCGGGCTTCGCCAACATGCGGCGCCTGGGCTCCGCAGCGCTCGATGTGTGCCTCGTGGCCGACGGTACGCTGGATGCTTACGCCGAATTCGGCACCCACCTCCATGACTGGTCCGCCGCGATGCTCATCGCCGAGGAAGCGGGCGTGCCCGTCATGCGTCCGGAAACCTACCCGGCGTGGGCGGCTGCCGGGTTCATCAACTTTGACAGAGTGAGAGCCCAACACCTTGCCGACTGA
- the ligA gene encoding NAD-dependent DNA ligase LigA, with protein MRQDGDVDESLRSEYEQLVDDVRRYRFAYYNEDAPLVSDAEFDRLFTRLTEIETLHPELVSNDSPTQEVGGEVSAAFSPVEHLSRMYSLEDVFSTSELSTWLTRASENAAVQAPAETLRWLCEVKIDGLAVNLLYRDGRLVRAATRGDGTTGEDVTHNVLTIATIPTELSGRGWPDEVEIRGEIFISSADFEEYNEQLIAAGKAPLANPRNAAAGSLRQKDAAETAKRPLRMFVHGIGMRTGLAATSQHETYDLLRDWGLPVSPYSEVLASEAEVFDYIERFGAQRHELIHEIDGIVVKADSFAIQRALGYTSRVPRWAAAFKYPPEEVHTRLLDIRVDVGRTGRVTPYAVMEPVTVAGSTVSRATLHNQDVVKAKNVKIGDTIILRKAGDVIPEVLGPVLPLREGREEQLRDFVMPARCPSCGTALRPAKEGDVDIRCPNAETCPAQLTQRVAHLAGRGAFDIEALGDEAAQALTAGPGDDPAEHDGEVRPAGPGVITNEAHLFDLAAGNVDESLREKLADVMVWRQKRTRGEETGRWELVPYFYTKGTAKKPSAPTANTQRLFQELEKAKEQPLWRVLVALSIRHVGPNASRALAVRYGTMEAIEEAVRAETAREDLAEVDGVGSIIANSLVDWFNVEWHQRIVQRWRESGVVMADAQDASAPKTLTGLSIVVTGTLPNFSRDEAKEAIITRGGKATSSVSKKTSYVVAGSAAGSKLDKALSLGVPVLDEDGFRVLLAGGPESVTDDLLIGEEGAE; from the coding sequence ATGAGGCAGGATGGAGACGTGGACGAATCACTGCGCTCTGAATACGAACAGCTGGTCGACGACGTGCGGCGGTACCGCTTCGCGTACTACAACGAGGACGCCCCGTTAGTCTCCGACGCCGAGTTTGATCGGCTTTTCACGCGACTGACCGAGATCGAGACGCTGCATCCGGAGCTGGTCTCCAACGATTCCCCCACCCAAGAGGTGGGCGGCGAGGTCTCGGCGGCGTTCTCCCCGGTGGAGCACCTGAGCCGGATGTACTCGTTGGAGGACGTGTTCTCCACTTCGGAGCTCTCCACGTGGCTCACCCGCGCCAGCGAGAACGCGGCCGTGCAAGCCCCGGCGGAGACGTTGCGTTGGTTGTGCGAGGTCAAGATCGATGGGCTGGCGGTCAACCTGCTCTACCGGGATGGGCGCCTCGTGCGCGCGGCCACGCGAGGAGACGGCACGACGGGCGAGGACGTGACCCACAACGTGCTCACCATCGCCACCATCCCGACCGAGCTGTCCGGTCGCGGGTGGCCCGACGAGGTGGAGATCAGAGGCGAGATCTTCATCAGCTCGGCTGATTTTGAGGAGTACAACGAGCAGCTCATTGCCGCGGGCAAGGCGCCGTTGGCCAACCCGCGGAATGCCGCGGCCGGATCCTTGCGGCAAAAAGACGCGGCGGAGACCGCCAAGCGTCCGCTGCGGATGTTCGTCCACGGCATCGGCATGCGTACTGGTCTGGCGGCGACGAGCCAACACGAGACGTACGACCTCTTGCGCGACTGGGGCCTGCCCGTGTCTCCGTACTCGGAGGTGTTGGCCTCCGAGGCCGAGGTGTTCGACTACATTGAGCGCTTCGGCGCGCAGCGTCACGAGCTGATCCACGAGATCGACGGGATTGTGGTCAAGGCCGATTCGTTCGCCATCCAGCGTGCGCTGGGCTACACCTCGCGCGTGCCCCGCTGGGCGGCGGCCTTTAAGTACCCGCCCGAGGAGGTGCACACTCGGCTGTTGGACATCCGGGTCGACGTCGGCCGCACCGGCAGGGTCACCCCCTATGCGGTCATGGAGCCGGTCACGGTCGCGGGTTCCACGGTGTCCCGGGCGACCCTGCACAACCAGGACGTCGTCAAGGCGAAGAACGTCAAGATTGGGGACACGATCATCCTGCGCAAAGCAGGCGACGTGATCCCCGAGGTGCTCGGGCCCGTCCTGCCGCTGCGCGAGGGCCGCGAGGAGCAGCTCCGGGACTTCGTGATGCCCGCCCGCTGCCCCTCGTGTGGCACCGCGTTGCGCCCGGCCAAGGAGGGCGACGTCGATATTCGGTGCCCCAACGCGGAGACGTGCCCCGCCCAACTCACCCAGCGGGTGGCCCACCTGGCCGGCCGCGGCGCCTTCGACATTGAGGCCTTGGGCGACGAGGCGGCTCAGGCACTGACCGCTGGACCGGGGGATGATCCCGCGGAGCACGATGGCGAGGTCCGTCCCGCCGGTCCCGGCGTCATCACCAATGAGGCGCACCTCTTCGACTTGGCGGCGGGAAACGTGGACGAGTCGCTGCGGGAGAAGCTGGCGGACGTGATGGTGTGGCGCCAGAAGCGCACCCGAGGCGAGGAAACGGGTCGCTGGGAACTGGTCCCGTACTTCTACACGAAGGGCACGGCCAAGAAACCTTCGGCGCCGACCGCCAACACGCAGCGGCTCTTTCAAGAGCTGGAAAAGGCCAAGGAGCAGCCCCTGTGGCGAGTACTCGTGGCCCTGTCCATCCGGCACGTGGGACCGAACGCCTCCCGCGCGCTCGCCGTCCGCTACGGGACCATGGAGGCCATCGAGGAGGCCGTGCGTGCCGAGACCGCCCGCGAGGACCTCGCCGAAGTCGATGGCGTTGGCTCCATCATCGCCAACTCCTTGGTCGACTGGTTCAACGTGGAGTGGCACCAGCGGATCGTCCAGCGGTGGCGGGAGAGCGGCGTCGTGATGGCCGATGCCCAAGACGCCTCGGCCCCCAAGACGCTCACGGGGCTATCCATCGTGGTGACCGGAACCCTGCCGAACTTCAGCCGCGACGAGGCGAAGGAAGCGATCATCACGCGCGGCGGCAAGGCCACCAGCTCGGTCTCCAAGAAAACGAGCTACGTCGTGGCCGGCTCCGCCGCTGGGTCGAAGCTGGATAAGGCCCTCTCGCTGGGTGTTCCAGTGCTGGATGAGGACGGGTTCCGAGTCCTTCTGGCCGGCGGCCCCGAGTCCGTGACCGATGACCTACTGATCGGCGAGGAGGGCGCGGAATGA